TCTACCGGCATTGCAGTAACTTTTAATCTTACCCTGCGCAAAGAAACATCCGTAACGGAGTTCACCTGCGAATCGTTGATCTTACTGCCCGGATTTAATTGTGTATTTCTTAACCAGATCTGCATATACCCGCCAAATTTGATGTAACGGGTTTTTTCTTTGTTCAGGAAAATGTTGAGCGGATCGGGAGCAGGAGGCTGGTTCTGTGCCAGGACAATGGAAGGCAGCAAAGACATTAAGCCTAGCAGGTAATAATAAAATCTCATATAGTATATTTGGTTTGTAATTAGCTAAGAGGGAACAGCTAATTTTTTTACCCCAGGTTTTGAAAAAAAAAACAAAAATCAGCACAGCCAAACAGCAGCTGCCGGTAATTTTACAGGAACAAGGCTTGCTAAAATTTTAGACGCAGGCTGGTATAATAAGACATCCCGTTGAATCCGAACTGGTTAGCTGTCCGGCTATAAGGAATCTGACCGCCAAAAGATAAATTGGTGTTTAGGGCATTGATCTCCTTAATCTCATCAGGATAAATGTTAAAGAGATTATTGCAGCCGGCAGTAAAGCTCAGTTTTTTGTTCAGCTGCCACGAACACTGCAAATCCGTAACTACTTTATCCCCAAAAGTCTGATCAAAGACCGGATCATTTTCCCATGCAGCTACCTGTCCGAACCAGGTATTGCGCAGCAGGAAATTGAAAGCATTTAGCTGATATATACAGGAAATGATCATTTTATTGTTGGGCTGGGCTTTTTCAATAATACCAATATCTATACGCGGAAGTAAACTGCTGCCAGGGATATTTCCACCACCGGAAAGTGGCAGATTCGCTATTCTCATCTTCACCCTGGTCTGACTGAAAGAAGCAGTTCCGTTAATTGTCAGTGACTGTTGGCTGCCCGTAACGGTCGTGTAATTGGCTGTGAGTTCAAGTCCTTTGGTATAAGTATTTAAGGCATTAATGAAAAACTGCATATCTGTAACGCCAGCACTGGCCAGTACAGGTTTCAAAGCGGTAACAGAGCTGTCCAGTCTTCCGGAAACAACAATCCGGTTACGGATAGGGATATAGTAGAAGTCTGCAGAAAAAGATAACCATGAATTCACGCTCCCGGCAATCCCGGCGCTCAGATTAAAAGAAGTTTCTGGTTTAAGTTTAGGTACCCCAAGTTGCTGTAATACAGGGCTGTCATTACGGAAATGCTGTACCAGATAAACACCAGACTGGCCGTTTTTCTGGAAGAACTGGAATTGCTGCTGTTCATAATAAACCTGTTGTAAGGATGGAGCTCTGAAATTCCGGCTTATGGAGCTTCTGACAGAGAGCTGATCGCTTAATTTATGTCTGACAGCAATTTTTCCCGACAGGTTTGCACCAAAATCGCTGTAACGCTCATATCTTGCAGCGGCAGAAAGCAGTGTACTGGTCAGTATATCAATATTTGCTTCGGCATATACTCCCAGGTTAGCCCGGTATTTGGTTAACCTCTCTTCGGGCTGAAAGCCAGGTCTTCCGTTAGTTCCTGGTAATTTGAGCAGGGCAGGAGGAGTTCCTGCCGGGTTGGCATCCAGATAAGAAAACTCATCTCCGGCAATAATCCGGTAATTTTCCAGACGGGATTCTGCCCCTGCAGCGAAATTTATTCCAGGTGCCAGTTTCTTTGAAAAATCAAGATTCAAAATCCCTTGTTGTAAAATTGTACCACCGGCTTTAAAGGCTAAAGGAGAAGATGCACTCATAGAAGCATTAACGGTATTGACAGCTTCACTCTTTAGCTGATTAAAACCGTAAACAGCACTGAAATCCATGTTCCATTGCGTTGGGCTGGTTTTTTTTATACCCGCAGCTAAGGATATATTTGATAAAACTGCCGGAAATTCGGGTAAATAACCCTCCGGAAAAAGTACGGATGAGGCAGGATAGAAGTTTGGAAAGCGATAAAATCCGAAGGTTATTGCTCTTCTTCTGGAATAACCCCCAAATGAATAAAACTTCCAGTTGGGATTTACCGGCGTTTCCATATTAAACCAAAGTGCTATATTTTTGACTTCTGCATCACCATAGCGGGCCTGGTTACGGTTGAATCTCTTTTCGCTGACCAGTAAATCATCTCTGCGTTTATTCTCACTGACTTTATCGGCCGGTGCCGGAAAATCAACAGAGCTCAGTGCCGAGGTATCACTAACTGCCCTGTAAACTAATCCGTTATAAGTTCTTGCGCGGTTAGTAGTCTGCTCGTACTGATAATTCATCGAGACATCTATAAATCCCTTGCCCGTAGCCAGTGGAAAACCATAACCTAAACTATGCTGCGTATAAGTTCCATCTCCTTTGGAGGTCTGGCCAAGCTGAGTGGTATAAAAACCTCCCTTGTCTTTTTTTAATACAATATTAATAATACCTGCGATAGCGTCCGATCCGTATTGTGCTGCTGCGCCATCCCTTAAAATTTCTATTCTTTCAATCATGGCCGATGGAATGGCACTTAAGTCTGTTCCTGCGGTACCTTTGCCAATCGTATTGTTCAGATTCAGTACAGCAATATTATGTCTCCTTTTACCATTAATCAGTACCAGAAGCTGATCAGGGCCAAGCCCGCGCAGAGTTGACTGCTCGGCATAAGAAGCTACATTGTTAATGCCATATTTGGAAGAATTGAAAGAGGAAGAACTGTAATGCAGCATCTGAGCCAGTTCCAGCTGACCGGTCTGTGCAATGGTATGCTGATTGAAAATATCTACAGGTAAAGCAGTTTGCAGTTTAGTGCGTGGCATACTGGCATGAGAACCTAAAATTGCCACCTCTTCCAGGCTCAGTGTTACAGGTTTTAGCTCCTTTTTTTTCTGGATGACCCCGGCTTTGATGATATACTGGCTGCCGGAAATCTGTTTGAAAGACAGATTTAACGGAGTTAATAAACGGGTTAGAGTCAGATCCAGGTCGGCCTGTTGAGGACGCTTATACCCGGTTAGCTTTACTTCACTGATTAAACCGGATTCATAAACAAAACTAACCTTATACCTGCCGGAAAGAAAATCAAGTTCACTGCCCAGCGTCTGATTAGTATTTACAACCTGGTGCTGTCCAAACGTATCTTCACTGAAAATATGAAGGAGTGTAAACAGGATAATTCCTGCCAGGTACAGATTAATTCCCGATATAAACTTCCTTGCCATTCTCTTTTACTGTAGTATTCAGCAAGGCTGCCAGCGTCTGAATTAAAACAGCTTCATTTTTAAGTTCCAGCGTACCGGAAATTTCTTTATCAGTGATTGATTTGTCCCTGATCATGTATTTTTTGCCGTAATATGCTGATAGTTTATTGCATACTACTGATAGTGAGGTGTTTTTGAATACATATCTTCCGTCTGTCCACGATGTCAGTCTTTCCAGATGATCAGCCTTTTTTCTGTAAACAGTTTCTCCTTTTTTACAAATGGCATATTCGCCCGGAGACAGGGTTAGTGATTGATTTTTTAGTCTTAATGCTACTTTTCCGCTTATCAGGGTAACCTGTGTACTGTCCGTATGGCTGTCTACATTAAACACGGTGCCTAAAACATTCACATCTGTGAGATTGGCATGTACCGTAAAGGGAACCGGCGATTGATTTTTCTCTTCAATATGTCTGATCTGAAAATGAGCTTCACCGCTTAACCAGACCTCTCTGTTTTGCTTATCCCATTTTTCCGGATACTTTACCGAGCTGTTTGCATTGAGGATTACCGTCGAACTATCAGGTAATAAAAGCGTTTTTGTCTGACCGTAAGGAGCTGAAATGGTCAGTAAAATATTATTTTCGGGCTTCTTTGTGACATAAAATAGCAGCCCCGCACCAATAACCAGGCCTGTAATAATAGCTGCTATCCTGAAAAAAGAGAGTCTTTTTTTAATAACCGGCTGATAGGCTGTTTGCTGCGTGGCAATTGTGTTTTCTATTCTGTTTTTAAGACTCTCGTAAAACTGTTCCTTTAAAGGATCTTTCCCTAAAGAAAGCAGCTCAATGATTTCTTTTGCTTCATTGACTTTTTCCAGGCAAGATGGATGGTCATGAATCCATTTTTCCCAGAATAAAACTGCCTGCACATCAGATGCTTTAA
This portion of the Pedobacter lusitanus genome encodes:
- a CDS encoding FecR family protein; protein product: MSYQEYTTADFVNDESFTCYVKASDVQAVLFWEKWIHDHPSCLEKVNEAKEIIELLSLGKDPLKEQFYESLKNRIENTIATQQTAYQPVIKKRLSFFRIAAIITGLVIGAGLLFYVTKKPENNILLTISAPYGQTKTLLLPDSSTVILNANSSVKYPEKWDKQNREVWLSGEAHFQIRHIEEKNQSPVPFTVHANLTDVNVLGTVFNVDSHTDSTQVTLISGKVALRLKNQSLTLSPGEYAICKKGETVYRKKADHLERLTSWTDGRYVFKNTSLSVVCNKLSAYYGKKYMIRDKSITDKEISGTLELKNEAVLIQTLAALLNTTVKENGKEVYIGN
- a CDS encoding TonB-dependent receptor plug domain-containing protein codes for the protein MARKFISGINLYLAGIILFTLLHIFSEDTFGQHQVVNTNQTLGSELDFLSGRYKVSFVYESGLISEVKLTGYKRPQQADLDLTLTRLLTPLNLSFKQISGSQYIIKAGVIQKKKELKPVTLSLEEVAILGSHASMPRTKLQTALPVDIFNQHTIAQTGQLELAQMLHYSSSSFNSSKYGINNVASYAEQSTLRGLGPDQLLVLINGKRRHNIAVLNLNNTIGKGTAGTDLSAIPSAMIERIEILRDGAAAQYGSDAIAGIINIVLKKDKGGFYTTQLGQTSKGDGTYTQHSLGYGFPLATGKGFIDVSMNYQYEQTTNRARTYNGLVYRAVSDTSALSSVDFPAPADKVSENKRRDDLLVSEKRFNRNQARYGDAEVKNIALWFNMETPVNPNWKFYSFGGYSRRRAITFGFYRFPNFYPASSVLFPEGYLPEFPAVLSNISLAAGIKKTSPTQWNMDFSAVYGFNQLKSEAVNTVNASMSASSPLAFKAGGTILQQGILNLDFSKKLAPGINFAAGAESRLENYRIIAGDEFSYLDANPAGTPPALLKLPGTNGRPGFQPEERLTKYRANLGVYAEANIDILTSTLLSAAARYERYSDFGANLSGKIAVRHKLSDQLSVRSSISRNFRAPSLQQVYYEQQQFQFFQKNGQSGVYLVQHFRNDSPVLQQLGVPKLKPETSFNLSAGIAGSVNSWLSFSADFYYIPIRNRIVVSGRLDSSVTALKPVLASAGVTDMQFFINALNTYTKGLELTANYTTVTGSQQSLTINGTASFSQTRVKMRIANLPLSGGGNIPGSSLLPRIDIGIIEKAQPNNKMIISCIYQLNAFNFLLRNTWFGQVAAWENDPVFDQTFGDKVVTDLQCSWQLNKKLSFTAGCNNLFNIYPDEIKEINALNTNLSFGGQIPYSRTANQFGFNGMSYYTSLRLKF